A part of Amycolatopsis lurida genomic DNA contains:
- a CDS encoding DUF349 domain-containing protein — protein MAQENTSTGTPAPHPVPHALGGGHPAPPVPPAEPSPSAWGRVDDEGTVYVTTPDGERAVGVWQAGSPDEGLLHYARRFDDLRTEVELLETRLESGAGDPKHALATATQLRDGLAEAAVVGDIAALSGRIEQVISHAEKALAAAKQEREEARAAAVLRKQALADEAEKLAAESTQWKAAGDRLRAILDEWKTVKGVDRKTDDELWKRFSKAREAFNRRRGSHFAELDKQRAGAKQRKEELIAEAEALSESEDWGETAGRYKDLMTEWKAAGRAPKDSDEALWQRFRAAQDKFFARRSAVFSERDAEFATNAQQKEELLVEAEKIDPAANLEAAKQHMRRIQDQWDEIGKVPRERIRELDGRLKAVQDAIKAAEDSKWRRTDPEAQARAAQFRERVEQFESQAAKARAAGDERRAKKADEQAAQWREWLEAAEAAIADR, from the coding sequence ATGGCCCAGGAGAACACGTCCACCGGTACCCCGGCACCGCACCCGGTACCGCACGCGCTCGGTGGCGGGCACCCCGCACCCCCCGTGCCGCCCGCCGAGCCCAGCCCGTCCGCTTGGGGCAGGGTCGACGACGAAGGAACGGTCTACGTCACCACACCCGACGGCGAGCGCGCGGTCGGTGTCTGGCAGGCCGGGAGCCCGGACGAGGGTCTGCTCCACTACGCGCGCCGCTTCGACGACCTGCGCACCGAGGTCGAGCTGCTGGAAACCCGGCTGGAGTCCGGCGCGGGCGATCCGAAGCACGCACTGGCGACGGCCACACAGCTGCGTGACGGCCTCGCCGAAGCCGCCGTCGTCGGCGACATCGCCGCGCTGAGCGGCCGCATCGAGCAGGTCATCTCCCACGCCGAGAAGGCACTGGCCGCGGCCAAGCAGGAACGTGAGGAAGCCCGCGCGGCCGCCGTCCTCCGCAAGCAGGCCCTCGCCGACGAGGCCGAGAAGCTCGCCGCCGAGTCGACCCAGTGGAAGGCCGCCGGCGACCGGCTGCGCGCCATCCTGGACGAGTGGAAGACCGTCAAGGGCGTCGACCGCAAGACCGACGACGAGCTGTGGAAACGGTTCTCCAAGGCCCGTGAGGCGTTCAACCGGCGCCGTGGCTCGCATTTCGCCGAGCTCGACAAGCAGCGCGCGGGCGCCAAGCAACGCAAGGAAGAGCTGATCGCCGAGGCCGAAGCGCTCTCGGAGTCCGAGGACTGGGGCGAGACGGCGGGTCGCTACAAGGACCTGATGACCGAGTGGAAGGCCGCCGGCCGCGCCCCCAAGGACAGCGACGAGGCGCTCTGGCAGCGGTTCCGCGCCGCGCAGGACAAGTTCTTCGCGCGGCGGTCCGCGGTGTTCTCCGAGCGGGACGCCGAGTTCGCGACCAACGCGCAGCAGAAGGAAGAGCTGCTCGTCGAGGCCGAGAAGATCGACCCCGCCGCGAACCTCGAAGCGGCGAAGCAGCACATGCGGCGCATCCAGGACCAGTGGGACGAGATCGGCAAGGTCCCGCGCGAGCGCATCCGCGAACTGGACGGGCGCCTGAAGGCCGTGCAGGACGCGATCAAGGCGGCCGAGGACAGCAAGTGGCGCCGGACCGACCCGGAGGCGCAGGCCAGGGCGGCGCAGTTCCGCGAGCGGGTCGAGCAGTTCGAGTCGCAGGCGGCGAAGGCCCGTGCGGCGGGCGACGAGCGGCGCGCCAAGAAGGCGGACGAGCAGGCCGCGCAGTGGCGTGAGTGGCTCGAGGCGGCGGAAGCGGCCATCGCGGACCGCTGA
- the miaB gene encoding tRNA (N6-isopentenyl adenosine(37)-C2)-methylthiotransferase MiaB, which produces MEPRPRTLEGEMSARTYQIRTFGCQMNVHDSERLAGQLEDAGYVPGDGEATPDLIVFNTCAVRENADNKLYGTLGHLRPQKTAKPDMQIAVGGCLAQKDRGEIVKRAPWVDVVFGTHNIGSLPTLLERARHNAEAEVEILEALETFPSTLPAKRDSAYAGWVSISVGCNNTCTFCIVPALRGKERDRRPGEILAEVEALVAEGVLEVTLLGQNVNSYGVEFGDRLAFGKLLRACGSVDGLERVRFTSPHPAAFTEDVIDAMAETPNVCHQLHMPLQSGSDKVLREMKRSYRSARYLKILDRVRESMPDAAITTDIIVGFPGETEEDFQATLDVVAQARFSSAFTFQYSIRPGTPAAEMDGQLPKEVVQERYERLVKLQNDISWDENKKIVGRRVELLVASGEGRKDSETQRMSGRARDGRLVHFTPTGPLVDRSVRPGDVVETVVTYGAPHHLVADGDLLSHRRTKAGDNSEAGLRPKTNGVTLGLPGFGAPAVTPEPVSGCAL; this is translated from the coding sequence ATGGAACCCCGCCCGCGTACCCTCGAAGGCGAGATGAGCGCGCGCACTTACCAGATCCGCACCTTCGGCTGCCAGATGAACGTGCATGACTCCGAACGTCTTGCCGGGCAGCTCGAGGACGCCGGCTACGTTCCGGGTGACGGCGAGGCCACACCCGACCTGATCGTGTTCAACACCTGCGCGGTGCGGGAGAACGCGGACAACAAGCTGTACGGCACCCTCGGCCATCTGCGCCCGCAGAAGACGGCGAAGCCGGACATGCAGATCGCCGTCGGCGGCTGCCTCGCCCAGAAGGACCGCGGCGAGATCGTCAAGCGCGCGCCCTGGGTCGACGTGGTCTTCGGCACGCACAACATCGGTTCGCTGCCGACGCTGCTGGAGCGCGCGCGGCACAACGCCGAGGCCGAGGTCGAGATCCTCGAAGCGCTCGAGACCTTCCCTTCGACGCTTCCGGCGAAGCGCGACTCGGCGTACGCGGGCTGGGTGTCGATTTCGGTCGGCTGCAACAACACCTGCACCTTCTGCATCGTCCCGGCGCTGCGCGGCAAGGAACGCGACCGCCGCCCCGGCGAGATCCTCGCCGAGGTCGAGGCGCTCGTCGCCGAAGGCGTGCTGGAAGTGACGCTGCTGGGCCAGAACGTGAACTCCTACGGCGTCGAATTCGGCGACCGGCTCGCCTTCGGGAAGCTGCTGCGCGCCTGCGGGTCGGTGGACGGACTGGAGCGCGTCCGGTTCACCTCGCCGCATCCGGCGGCGTTCACCGAGGACGTCATCGACGCGATGGCCGAGACGCCGAACGTGTGCCACCAGCTGCACATGCCGCTGCAGTCCGGCTCGGACAAGGTGCTGCGCGAGATGAAGCGGTCCTACCGTTCCGCGCGCTACCTCAAGATCCTCGACCGCGTGCGCGAGTCGATGCCCGACGCCGCGATCACCACCGACATCATCGTCGGCTTCCCCGGCGAGACCGAGGAAGACTTCCAGGCGACACTCGACGTCGTCGCGCAGGCGCGGTTCTCCAGCGCGTTCACCTTCCAGTACTCGATCCGGCCGGGCACGCCCGCCGCCGAGATGGACGGGCAGCTGCCGAAGGAGGTCGTGCAGGAGCGCTACGAACGGCTCGTGAAGCTCCAGAACGACATCTCCTGGGACGAGAACAAGAAGATCGTCGGACGCCGCGTCGAGCTGCTGGTCGCCTCGGGTGAGGGACGCAAGGACTCCGAGACGCAGCGGATGAGCGGCCGCGCGCGGGACGGCAGGCTCGTCCACTTCACGCCGACGGGGCCGCTCGTGGATCGCTCGGTGCGTCCCGGCGACGTCGTCGAGACCGTGGTGACCTACGGCGCTCCGCACCATCTCGTCGCCGACGGCGACCTGCTGTCGCACCGCCGCACCAAGGCGGGCGACAACTCCGAGGCCGGGCTGCGGCCGAAGACCAACGGCGTGACGCTGGGCCTGCCGGGCTTCGGTGCCCCGGCCGTCACGCCGGAACCGGTGAGCGGGTGTGCATTGTGA
- a CDS encoding TAXI family TRAP transporter solute-binding subunit has product MRRPGVLAVVIAVVCALVAGCGPDLSGTKVRIAAGLDGGVYDKLAEALADAWAAQLDTERPVIQETQGSPDNVGRVRAGKADVAFVAADVAADDTAGLAALARVHDDYLHVIVRADSSIRSFAQLRGHKVAIGSPDSGVEFLSKQLLKAAGLTGAIDRRNLGLPEALPALENRQIDAVIWSGGLPTPSITEKVHTVGLRLLDITDLADALRATSPVYRTATIPVTAYNLPSPVTTLVLPNFLVVPASMRDDVAEALVRGLFDARDQLVKAAGAALSIDVHPAIETSPLPLHPGALRYFRSLKD; this is encoded by the coding sequence ATGAGGAGACCAGGGGTGCTCGCGGTGGTGATCGCCGTGGTCTGTGCCCTGGTCGCCGGGTGCGGGCCCGATCTCTCCGGGACGAAGGTGCGGATCGCGGCGGGGCTCGACGGCGGCGTCTACGACAAGCTGGCCGAGGCGCTGGCCGACGCGTGGGCCGCGCAGCTGGACACCGAGCGGCCCGTGATCCAGGAGACCCAGGGCTCGCCGGACAACGTCGGCCGGGTGCGTGCGGGGAAGGCCGACGTCGCGTTCGTGGCCGCCGACGTCGCCGCCGACGACACCGCCGGGCTGGCCGCGCTGGCCCGCGTGCACGACGACTACCTGCACGTCATCGTCCGCGCCGACTCGTCGATCAGGTCGTTCGCGCAGTTGCGCGGGCACAAGGTCGCGATCGGTTCGCCCGATTCGGGTGTCGAGTTCCTCTCGAAGCAGCTGCTGAAGGCGGCGGGGCTGACCGGCGCGATCGACCGGCGCAATCTCGGCCTCCCCGAGGCGCTGCCCGCCCTGGAGAACCGGCAGATCGACGCCGTCATCTGGTCGGGTGGCCTCCCGACGCCGTCGATCACCGAGAAGGTGCACACGGTCGGCCTGCGGCTGCTCGACATCACCGACCTCGCGGACGCCCTGCGGGCCACCAGCCCGGTGTACCGGACGGCGACCATCCCGGTGACGGCCTACAACCTGCCGTCGCCGGTGACCACGCTCGTGCTGCCGAATTTCCTGGTGGTGCCCGCGTCGATGCGCGACGACGTCGCCGAGGCGCTCGTACGCGGCCTGTTCGACGCACGGGACCAGCTGGTCAAGGCGGCCGGCGCGGCGTTGTCGATCGACGTCCATCCCGCCATCGAGACCTCGCCTCTGCCGCTGCATCCAGGCGCGTTGCGCTATTTCCGGTCACTCAAGGATTAG
- a CDS encoding sensor histidine kinase translates to MRVRLQAIVLTLVAALVFGLGIPLALSVAASVQLDLFLDRLTDTSRFASLAQRPLVENRPDLIEDELRRYTEVYGVPVAIVDQDGESVARGPGETPGIDLKDPVIASHLQHALAGRRSEPGQLLMPWNTEPLVLAEPILIDGEVRGAVITVSSTDKARTELLWWWLLIAAGAVLAFGLALLVAVPVVRWILRPVRRLDDATGELVASVVSGREVKRVGETGGPPELRQLERSFDRMAASVDEALSAQRAFVADASHQLRNPLTALKIRLGNLDGHVDDDLAAADLEAAVVDARRLNQILDELLSLARAEASGGELVPVGLDEMVGARVADWTVVGAARDITLVATGLGGGLRVLTPARGLEVVLDALLDNALKFTEPGTEVRVDVTAADGKVDIAVRDHGPGLREDELERAADRFWRSTAHQNVPGSGLGLAIVTEILARSDGSLRLGSPEGGGLQVTVTLPLILE, encoded by the coding sequence GTGCGCGTCCGCCTCCAGGCGATCGTGCTGACGCTGGTCGCGGCGCTCGTGTTCGGCCTCGGCATCCCGCTGGCGCTCAGCGTGGCGGCCAGTGTGCAGCTCGACCTCTTCCTCGACCGCCTCACCGACACCTCCCGGTTCGCGTCGCTGGCCCAGCGCCCGCTGGTGGAGAACCGGCCGGACCTGATCGAGGACGAACTCCGCCGCTATACCGAGGTCTACGGGGTGCCTGTGGCGATCGTCGACCAGGACGGCGAATCCGTCGCCAGGGGCCCGGGTGAGACGCCCGGGATCGATCTGAAGGACCCCGTCATCGCCTCGCATCTGCAGCACGCGCTGGCGGGGCGGCGCTCGGAGCCCGGGCAGCTGCTGATGCCGTGGAACACCGAGCCGCTGGTGCTGGCCGAGCCGATCCTCATCGACGGCGAGGTGCGGGGCGCGGTGATCACCGTGTCCTCGACGGACAAGGCCCGCACCGAACTGCTGTGGTGGTGGCTGCTCATCGCGGCGGGCGCGGTGCTGGCGTTCGGGCTCGCGCTGCTGGTCGCGGTGCCGGTGGTGCGCTGGATCCTGCGCCCGGTCCGGCGGCTCGACGACGCCACCGGCGAACTGGTCGCTTCCGTGGTCAGCGGACGCGAGGTCAAACGGGTGGGGGAGACCGGCGGGCCGCCGGAACTGCGGCAGCTCGAACGGTCCTTCGACCGGATGGCCGCCAGTGTCGACGAGGCCCTCTCGGCGCAGCGGGCGTTCGTCGCCGACGCCTCCCACCAGCTGCGGAACCCGTTGACCGCGTTGAAGATCCGGCTCGGCAACCTCGACGGACACGTCGACGACGACCTCGCCGCGGCCGACCTCGAAGCCGCCGTCGTCGACGCGCGACGGCTCAACCAGATCCTCGACGAACTCCTCTCGCTGGCCCGCGCCGAGGCCTCGGGTGGCGAACTGGTGCCGGTCGGCCTCGACGAGATGGTGGGTGCCCGGGTCGCCGACTGGACCGTGGTCGGCGCGGCACGTGACATCACGCTGGTGGCGACCGGGCTGGGCGGCGGGCTGCGGGTGCTCACGCCGGCACGCGGTCTCGAAGTGGTCCTCGACGCGCTGCTGGACAACGCGCTCAAGTTCACCGAGCCGGGGACCGAGGTGCGGGTGGACGTCACCGCCGCGGACGGGAAGGTCGACATCGCCGTCCGCGACCACGGGCCCGGCCTGCGCGAAGACGAGCTGGAACGCGCCGCGGACCGGTTCTGGCGCAGCACCGCGCATCAGAACGTGCCCGGATCCGGTCTCGGCCTGGCGATCGTCACCGAGATCCTGGCCCGCTCGGACGGTTCGCTGCGGCTCGGTTCACCCGAAGGCGGGGGCCTTCAGGTGACCGTGACCCTGCCCCTAATCCTTGAGTGA
- a CDS encoding response regulator transcription factor codes for MRVLLVEDDDRVAGALTPALTRRGLTIKRLASGAGVLDLVHEVDVVLLDLGLPDIDGIVLCRRIRAVSDVAVIVVSARGEVDDRIQGLRSGADDYLVKPYDVDELVARVEAVRRRRGERPAAPEPPGVIRAGDVSVDIGRHEVQVDGQPVSLSRKEFQVLALVVTARGAVCARDHVLTEVWGHRGPAESRSLDVHVATLRTKLGRPALIETVRGVGYRLGGAYGPAEEG; via the coding sequence GTGCGGGTACTGCTGGTGGAGGACGACGACCGGGTCGCGGGTGCCCTGACGCCCGCGCTGACCCGGCGCGGCCTGACGATCAAACGCCTCGCCTCCGGCGCCGGGGTGCTCGATCTGGTGCACGAGGTCGACGTCGTGCTGCTCGACCTGGGGCTCCCCGATATCGACGGGATCGTGCTGTGCCGCCGGATCCGCGCGGTCAGCGACGTCGCGGTGATCGTCGTTTCGGCGCGGGGCGAGGTCGACGACCGGATCCAGGGGCTCCGGTCCGGCGCCGACGACTACCTGGTCAAGCCCTACGACGTCGACGAACTGGTCGCCCGTGTCGAGGCCGTGCGCCGTCGCCGAGGGGAACGGCCTGCCGCGCCCGAACCGCCCGGCGTCATCCGCGCGGGTGACGTCTCGGTGGACATCGGGCGCCATGAGGTGCAGGTCGACGGACAGCCGGTTTCGTTGTCCCGCAAGGAGTTCCAGGTGCTCGCACTGGTGGTCACCGCCCGCGGCGCGGTCTGCGCCCGTGATCACGTGCTGACCGAGGTCTGGGGGCATCGCGGCCCCGCGGAGAGCCGGTCGCTCGACGTCCATGTCGCCACCCTGCGGACCAAACTGGGCAGGCCCGCGCTGATCGAGACCGTCCGCGGCGTCGGGTACCGCCTCGGCGGCGCCTACGGTCCGGCCGAAGAGGGCTGA
- a CDS encoding amino acid ABC transporter ATP-binding protein: MIKAAAVNKYFGDLHVLKEINLEVPRGQVVVVLGPSGSGKSTLCRAINRLEPINSGEIAVDGVPLPAEGKALAALRADVGMVFQSFNLFAHKTILENVMLAPMKVRKVNTAEARKTAMDLLERVGIANQAGKYPAQLSGGQQQRVAIARALAMRPKVMLFDEPTSALDPEMVQEVLDVMTTLAKDGMTMLVVTHEMGFARRAANRVVFMSDGEIVEDSTPDDFFTKPKTDRAKDFLGKILTH; the protein is encoded by the coding sequence ATGATCAAGGCGGCCGCCGTGAACAAGTACTTCGGCGACCTGCACGTGCTCAAGGAGATCAACCTCGAGGTGCCGCGTGGGCAGGTCGTGGTCGTGCTCGGGCCGTCCGGGTCTGGCAAGTCGACGCTGTGCCGGGCGATCAACCGGCTGGAACCCATCAACTCCGGCGAGATCGCGGTGGACGGCGTTCCGCTGCCCGCCGAAGGAAAGGCGCTGGCCGCGCTGCGCGCCGACGTCGGCATGGTGTTCCAGTCGTTCAACCTGTTCGCGCACAAGACGATTCTCGAGAACGTCATGCTCGCGCCGATGAAGGTCCGCAAGGTCAACACGGCCGAGGCCCGCAAGACCGCGATGGACCTGCTCGAACGCGTCGGCATCGCCAATCAGGCAGGCAAGTACCCGGCGCAGCTTTCCGGCGGGCAGCAGCAGCGTGTGGCGATCGCCCGCGCGCTGGCCATGCGCCCCAAGGTGATGCTGTTCGACGAGCCGACCTCGGCGCTGGACCCGGAGATGGTCCAAGAGGTCCTCGACGTGATGACCACGCTCGCCAAGGACGGGATGACGATGCTCGTCGTCACCCACGAGATGGGCTTCGCGCGGCGCGCGGCGAACCGGGTGGTGTTCATGTCCGACGGCGAGATCGTCGAGGACTCCACCCCGGACGACTTCTTCACCAAGCCGAAGACGGATCGCGCCAAGGACTTCCTCGGCAAGATCCTGACCCACTGA
- a CDS encoding glutamate ABC transporter substrate-binding protein yields MRLNRVLRMSAAVVAAGLALSACGGGGSDAGSGSSGAKNVVAKAKSDKKLVIGIKFDQPGLGQKQADGTYAGFDVDVAKYIAKELGVEESGITWKEAQSAQREDLIKKGEVDFIVATYSITDKRKNEVSFAGPYFIAHQDLLVRADSTDITGPESLTGNKKLCSVKGSTPAQNVKEKYAKEVQLEERGKYTDCVTSLLNKTVDAMTTDDVILGGYAAQQPGKLKLVGKGFTDEKYGVGLKKDDNESITAINNAIKKMQQDGAWKAALEKNVGPSGYKIPEPPAIS; encoded by the coding sequence ATGCGGTTGAACCGAGTTCTGCGAATGAGCGCGGCCGTCGTGGCGGCCGGGCTCGCCCTCTCCGCCTGTGGTGGCGGCGGGTCGGACGCCGGCAGCGGCTCCAGCGGCGCCAAGAACGTGGTGGCGAAGGCCAAGAGCGACAAGAAGCTGGTCATCGGCATCAAGTTCGACCAGCCCGGTCTCGGCCAGAAGCAGGCCGACGGCACCTACGCCGGTTTCGACGTCGACGTGGCGAAGTACATCGCCAAGGAGCTCGGCGTCGAAGAGTCGGGGATCACCTGGAAGGAAGCGCAGTCCGCGCAGCGTGAGGACCTGATCAAGAAGGGTGAGGTCGACTTCATCGTCGCCACCTACTCGATCACCGACAAGCGCAAGAACGAGGTCTCCTTCGCGGGCCCGTACTTCATCGCCCACCAGGATCTGCTGGTGCGCGCCGACTCCACCGACATCACCGGCCCGGAGTCGCTGACCGGCAACAAGAAGCTCTGCTCGGTCAAGGGTTCGACCCCGGCGCAGAACGTCAAGGAGAAGTACGCCAAGGAAGTTCAGCTCGAAGAGCGCGGCAAGTACACCGACTGCGTCACCTCGCTGCTGAACAAGACCGTCGACGCGATGACCACCGACGACGTCATCCTGGGTGGCTACGCCGCGCAGCAGCCCGGCAAGCTGAAGCTGGTCGGCAAGGGCTTCACCGACGAGAAGTACGGTGTCGGTCTGAAGAAGGACGACAACGAGAGCATCACCGCGATCAACAACGCGATCAAGAAGATGCAGCAGGACGGCGCGTGGAAGGCCGCTCTGGAGAAGAACGTCGGCCCGTCGGGCTACAAGATCCCCGAGCCCCCGGCCATCTCCTGA
- a CDS encoding amino acid ABC transporter permease, producing the protein MSTLFDFLDNPNYDLLGAFWMTIKLTFFSAIGSLIWGTILVGMRVSPVPIMRAFGTAYVNIFRNTPLTVIIVFTSLGLSSTLGLNLASSESTTSLEDNAFRLAILGFVAYTATFVCESLRSGINTVPVGQAEAARALGLGFVQVLTLIVLPQAFRSVIAPLANVMIALLKNTTVASIIGVAEASLLMSDMIENESDSLLLVFLVFAVGFVVLVLPLGLLLGWVAKKVEVKR; encoded by the coding sequence TTGAGCACCTTGTTCGATTTCCTCGACAATCCCAATTACGACTTGCTCGGCGCCTTCTGGATGACGATCAAGCTCACCTTCTTCTCCGCGATCGGTTCCCTGATCTGGGGCACCATCCTGGTGGGGATGCGGGTGAGCCCGGTTCCGATCATGCGGGCGTTCGGCACCGCCTACGTCAACATCTTCCGGAACACCCCGCTGACGGTGATCATCGTCTTCACGTCGCTGGGATTGTCCTCCACCCTGGGGCTCAACCTGGCCTCGTCGGAGTCGACGACGTCGTTGGAGGACAACGCCTTCCGGCTCGCGATCCTCGGCTTCGTCGCCTACACCGCCACGTTCGTCTGTGAATCGCTGCGGTCGGGTATCAACACCGTCCCGGTCGGCCAGGCGGAAGCGGCCCGCGCGCTGGGGCTCGGCTTCGTCCAGGTGCTGACCCTGATCGTGCTGCCACAGGCGTTCCGGTCGGTGATCGCACCGCTGGCGAATGTCATGATCGCGCTGCTGAAGAACACCACGGTCGCCTCGATCATCGGTGTCGCCGAGGCGTCGCTGCTGATGTCGGACATGATCGAGAACGAGTCCGACTCGCTGCTCCTGGTCTTCCTGGTCTTCGCCGTCGGGTTCGTCGTCCTGGTCCTCCCCCTCGGCCTGCTGCTGGGCTGGGTCGCCAAGAAGGTCGAGGTCAAGCGATGA